Part of the Weissella coleopterorum genome is shown below.
GTCGTAATTAATAATCCGTTCTGACGCATGATTTGTAGAACGCGTTTATGATTAATTTCGAATCATTTCTTCTTTAAAAGTATAGTGATTCTGCGATAACCATATTATGTCTGAAATTTAGTTGATTTTATATCCTGAATGGTACTGATGCTAACCTCATCACTTTTGTGATGGTTAGAGTGAAATAGGTAGCTACTTAGACTTAATTTAACGCTCTCGAGTAATTCATCCAATTTATAATCGCCGCTTCGCCATAATTCAGTAACTACTGATGCTTTTTGTTGGTTAGTTGCTTAACTAAGGCGTTTAATTTTTTTATACAATATTTTCAAGTTATAATTTTCAGTTTTGAATAAGACTATTATACCCAAATTCATTAAATTAGTTTCGCCAACGAGAAATAATCGAATTCGTATTTAAACCAAATTCAGACACAGCCTCTATATAGGTGTGCGTTTCAGTATATTGCAACACAGTAATTTTAAAATCAGCTGAATAGTATTGATAAACTGACCTTTCAAAAGTTCCAGGATCGCGCCATTGATTAATCCATGTACGCAGCGTTTTTTGCGATGGTATATTGAAATTTCGTGCAATTTGAGATAGTGTCTTAGAATTTTCAAGACATTCCCTAACGACTAACTCCTTGAATTTATTTGTATACTTTGTCATAAAAAATAACCCCTAAGTTGAACATTATTGTCCAACTTAGGGGGTTTTTGTTAACCAAGGATGCTTGAAACGCCTCCTTGCGCTTTTAAATTATCTATTCCCATTCAACGGTTGCTGGTGGCTTAGCTGTAATATCATAGACGACGCGGTTAATGCCACTTACTTCGTTGACGATACGACGTGAGATTTCTTCTAATGTATCCCAAGGGAGCTTAGCAAAATCAGCCGTCATTCCATCAACTGAAGTGATCGCACGAATAGCGATGGTATAGTCATAAGTCCGACCATCCCCCATCACTCCAACTGACCGTATGCCAGTTAAGACGGTGAAGTATTGCCAAACTTCGGCATCTAATCCACGGTTTGCAAATTCTTCACGCAAAATTGCATCAGAATCGCGAACAATTTCAAGCTTGGCTTCAGTTATATCACCCAAAACGCGAATGCCAAGTCCAGGACCGGGGAATGGTTGACGCCAAACAAGATTATGCGGCACCCCCAACTTTTCACCTAAAGCACGAACTTCGTCTTTAAAGAGTGTCTTAAGCGGTTCGATCAAAGAGAATTGCATATCTTCGGGCAGGCCACCAACGTTATGATGAGACTTAATCGTTTGGGCTGTTTCAGTTCCAGATTCGATAATGTCGGTATAGAGGGTTCCTTGAGCTAGGAAATCAATTCCCTTTAATTTGGTAGCTTCTTCATCGAAAACTTGGATGAATTCATTTCCAATAATTTTACGCTTCTTTTCAGGATCAGAAATACCAGCTAACTTATCAAGGAAACGAGCTTGAGCATCGACTTTAATGATGTTTAATCCAAACTTACCACCTAAGGCTTCCATTACTTCATTAGCTTCGTTTTTACGTAAAAGTCCATGATCGACGAAAATTGAAGTTAATTGATCCCCGATGGCGCGTTGAAGTAATACTCCGACGACGGAAGAATCGACACCTCCAGAAAGTCCCAACAAAACTTTTTTATCACCGACGGTTGCACGAATTTCAGCAATTTGTTGGTTGATAAAGTCATCCATTGACCAGTTGCGCTTAGCGTTGGTTGCGTTGATGAAGTTTTCTAGAATTTGACGCCCATAGACAGTATGTTGCACTTCTGCGTGAAATTGAATTGCGTAAAGATTTTTATCTGGATTTTGCATGGCCGCAATGGGTGTATTGTCAGAAGTTCCTACAGCAGTAAAGCCATCAGGAACTTGATCGACGTAATCACCATGGGACATCAAGACTACCTGTTTTTCAGGTGTTCCCTTAAAGAGGACTGCATTTGGATCAGTAACTTCCATTTCAGTCTCACCATATTCTGATGAATTGTTAGCCGGTGCAACTTTTCCACCAGGAAGTTGGTGAGCCATTAACTGCATCCCATAACAAATTCCCAAAATTGGAATATTTAAGTTATAAATCTCAGGGTCAATTGTAAAGGCACCTTCATCATTGACTGAGTTTGGTCCTC
Proteins encoded:
- a CDS encoding helix-turn-helix domain-containing protein, which gives rise to MTKYTNKFKELVVRECLENSKTLSQIARNFNIPSQKTLRTWINQWRDPGTFERSVYQYYSADFKITVLQYTETHTYIEAVSEFGLNTNSIISRWRN
- the guaA gene encoding glutamine-hydrolyzing GMP synthase gives rise to the protein MAEPKQQESILVLDFGSQYNQLIARRIREMGVYSELKPHTITVDEIKAINPVGLVFSGGPNSVNDEGAFTIDPEIYNLNIPILGICYGMQLMAHQLPGGKVAPANNSSEYGETEMEVTDPNAVLFKGTPEKQVVLMSHGDYVDQVPDGFTAVGTSDNTPIAAMQNPDKNLYAIQFHAEVQHTVYGRQILENFINATNAKRNWSMDDFINQQIAEIRATVGDKKVLLGLSGGVDSSVVGVLLQRAIGDQLTSIFVDHGLLRKNEANEVMEALGGKFGLNIIKVDAQARFLDKLAGISDPEKKRKIIGNEFIQVFDEEATKLKGIDFLAQGTLYTDIIESGTETAQTIKSHHNVGGLPEDMQFSLIEPLKTLFKDEVRALGEKLGVPHNLVWRQPFPGPGLGIRVLGDITEAKLEIVRDSDAILREEFANRGLDAEVWQYFTVLTGIRSVGVMGDGRTYDYTIAIRAITSVDGMTADFAKLPWDTLEEISRRIVNEVSGINRVVYDITAKPPATVEWE